cataaaggtaaagtacggtaagtaaataagtcattctatacacaggatcgtgattttacttcatatggtgttatctggtaacagttggcaacactgacaagacagcaatatttgctgttttggAACTGTTCTtgcgtgaccctcactatagtcaAACAATTTTGACATTCTACATATTCATTTCCAGGATAACGATCACTGAGTGCAAAATTTTACTCAACAAGACAAGTTTGACAGTGTATCTTCCTTTTCATggcattaataacaaatattgcaGACATATAATTACAACAGGCAGAGCAGAATGAAGATGGCATGCCATAAACAGAGATGTGCATGGACAGACCGCAGACTCAAAGCCGACTACTGTAACGCAGTATACCCACTAAACCTGTCTGCAGTCCATACGGTCTAGCTCGAGGCAATGAACAATGAGCCTGACATGGGCAGCCTGCAGAGCCCAAGAAGCCTGTCTCTAGTTCTCAACAATTCCTACACTCATAGTTCAAACTCAATGCTATGTTGAGCTACAAACCCATATAACCATATGCAGTGCAGAGGGAAGTGAAAGAACATGATCATTATAGTTTTATTCTATAAAATTAgacatacccgtgcgctccgctgaacccgttacaaataaatataaagtaattacataattaaaataggacgtttgatccagggaacattcgtgtttgatagaaggataaatcgtttattatgttacttaatttaaattgtattaaaaaaattaaaatgcaatcattttgatccagacatttattttaggaaatacaggaaacaaatgcctatcaagttttctgtgcataagaagctattttaatcttacctgtcctcaattcactcagaagttactgtaatgacattatagcattatgtccatctagagaaactacactttccaatggtgaattaataattaattatacaaatcggttaatttagcttccaatattacttcatacaaacacagaaacattctctgtaggctatgtttcatagctttcgattgttcttgtccaaggccccttatagacgaagtcatttgttttttatttcattacaccgccttagatgacgttgttattgtaattttgaaactcatttatctcattaaatatcagtcctatcaaaattttgcatggaataaaacttatcggaaattatttttaaagaaacttttgttatgtaatatttttcacgaaaattaataataagggagatatttcgatttatttaattcaagcccccttataaccccccatttaaataaaatattttgaatgccatatagcctaaattctaacttacaacgaacttaatttatattccaattttgatatagatcggttcagccattatcgcaaacatacagtcagacagacatacaaacaaacatttcaaaaaagcgattttcggtctcagggcggttaattatatatgtcaggaacaattattttttggaaaatcgaaaattaccagaaaaatttcggctacagatttattattagtatagatgtgacAAAAACACTTCAGCATACTGTCGccagtgtagctcagttggctaaggcgcttgtctgctgaTCCTGCATTGCCCTGGGGTActggttcgatccccacttgggctaattacatggttgggtttttttctgaggttcccccctcccaactgtaaggcgaatttcaggtaatctatgatgaatcATTGGCCTCATCttgtcaccaatttcatcgaaactaagtaacctagtagttaatacaggtcgttaaataatcaaggaaaaaaatacagCATACTATGTCAAAATCATCTATACATTTTCAGAAACAGCGTATTGTAACAGAACTTGAGGCAATCACCGtcaaatactaggcctatatccTGTGAAAATTACATTGTAAGTGCCTTATGTATATTCTCAAACGAAAGGCCCACTTTGTGTCGACAAATCAAAGATCTTCATGATAGTTTCATACGCTTAGGCATATTTCAGTAATACTTATTTCAACATTACCACAATCCATCATTCTATGAATACGAGAACTATGTCAAGGGGGAGAtcaatattaaaactgtttataatttacattatcagtacttaaaatgttttattttttattttagtaggttattttacgacactttatcaacagcttcggttatttagcgtctgaatgagatgaaggtgataatgccggtgaaatgtgtccggggtccaacaccaaaagttacccagcatttgctcatattgggttgagggaaaaccccggaaaaaacatcaaccaggttacttgccccaaccgggaatcgaacccgggccacctggtttcgcggctagatgcactaaccgttactccacaggtgtggaccttagaatgttgtgtattattattattattattattattattattattagctgagttttcacagggggatgtgaaactagttcaGGGAAGAATGTTCGCAACATCATCACGCTGCGGCTGCTAAGAAACATTTGCGTGAAATTTTCAATAATCTCGCGAGAATCACTAAACGACATTTTGCTAAAAAACTGTAAAACTTAGCTTTGCGGTCGCTTAAACATATCAAAGACCCCGGAACGATAATATGAAGTTTGTATTAAAAAATAATCTTATGAACTGTCAAATGAACAAAACAtaaaacgaacgtttcacaataaagtcagaaaaaCTAATGAACAGATGAAAAccactcttaaaatgagtttaaaatcgacgatgcacaatatttaactgcagaactgtcaaaacaaccttttcaatgcgtttcacaacaagttaagttgaatttcatattgtgtcgacttcattttattacaaggttagTACTAGGctgtaggtctctctataataaagatagcattgtcataattcgaacgtgccgcagcaccaagtatagggattatattgaagatgGAGGGAGGACTATgctttatgtcgatgtagattttgttactctgattagAGAAGGGGAATCGATTATGGATTAAAAAATACTTAAAtctaaatgtcattttttttttcaaaaagttcaaggGAGGGGAAGGgaggggttcaaacccggtaacccccccTTGCGTACAACCCTCATATGTAGCATGAAGTGAGAGAGAGTCACATGGAATGGCCTTACTAAAACCTGAGCAAGGTGTTCACTTTTGCATGTTAGTCTCAAACTACCAGATCACATATTCATACcggtaattacattttaatttgatAAAAGCCTACCTTTCCGCTGGACGATGACCCTGAGGAGTGGTCGTGCTGTAAGCAGTGCACGGCCAAGGTTGTCATCGTTATTGATGGGTAAGAGGTCTCCATCCCGAGGATCCGTATAGGAGATGAGAAAAGGCACATCTGCCAAATGGTGCAATCGTTCAACCAGTGCTCTGAAATCTTCGTATTTTCCTGCATCTTGCCTTGACACAGAGAATCGACGAAACTCTGCATCAAACTGAGAAAAGTTACAAATTAGTACAAGAGTTGTAACAGACCTACTACAAACAAAATTGAACAGAAGAATAATGGATCTAACGTTCAAATGTGCCGTCTTTAGGGGGAAAAATTTGGTTTCGATCTCTTCTCTACTCTACATTAATCTACCCTTCCCTTTtcctccttacttacttacttacttattggcatttaaggaacccggaggttcattgccgccctcacataagcccgccattgatccctatcctgagcaagattaatccagtctctaccatcatatcccacctccctcaaatccattttaatattatcttcccatctcccggcctccccaaaggtctttttcccgccagcctcccaactaacactctatatgcatttctggattcgcccatacgtgctacattccctttTCCTCCTTATTAGTGACAAATAGATCCACTATCAAGTGATAAGATTAGGTAGAATTTTATGAAGTAGATTAGTGACAAGTTAATTAGCCCTACTGTTAATGATAAAGTTAGACAGGATTTGCTGACATAGATTAGTGATATGTAGCCCTATTGTCAATAAGAAGATTAGGTAAAGTTTGATAAATAGATTAGTAAtgagtagggttgccaacccttcagtatttcccgggatctcccatatttgccctaatttttaacagtctcccggctcccgtattattcttctcttcgagcatttttctcccttatttttgcataatgtaaacatttttattctaaATCAAGTATGCGATACTGTAACTCAAGAGTCACGCATATTTTCCCCTTCCTTCCCCTTTCCATAACGCTCGGAATCTAAACTGGTCTAATCTTTGAGAAATGCCGCTGTCCCTGTAGGGAAGCGCGCCCCACCTGAAAGTTTAACTAACCACCCAAGAATGTTACTGtaacaatttatataatattgctactaCTTAAAGAAGGTTCCACACCAAATCAATAGCTTAGGATAAAGGAAGTATCTGACATATATATGAGTTTATGACCATTTAGGCAGATGCATCCACAGGCCTATGCAAATTCAGTGTAATAACTTCTACCCCTTAAGCATTAACAAATTCTTGGGTTTTGtcttacaattaattaaaaaatggatAAGTAAAATTATTTGGAACAACGCTAAAAACTATCGAATTAACAACATCTAAATCTCCACAATTAAAAAAGATAAGCTGAATGTTTCACAAGCTACTTTGTGCAAAAGCATAATGTGTATGAGTAATGGTTAAAGTATGTTCGTCCAACAGCACcattaatatttcaaatattaactGTCCCCTTGCAAAATTATCTAAATCGAAATACATTAAACGTAAACAGTCCAAACACGAGAGATTCTAACCAATAATCATCCTTGCGCTTACATGCCAGCTTTCAAATGTGTAAGTATGAGCTCAAAGTTGGCAATTTTATTGAATTTGACTCAAATGTTAACAATCTTTTTACATGAAAGCGTAGCCCTCTCGAGGAAAATCGTATAAATGTATTTCCTTATTTCAGTACCTGTCAACAAGCTTCAAACCTCAAATCATTAAAATACTGGCTAATCATTGACATACAAGAAGCGCACACGAATAATTAGCCTGAAGTTAACTCACCTTGCTTTTCACCTCCACTGTGCCGCTGTCAATTTTAAGTTGACTTTTGGAGCTTTTAGACATAGCGGAAACATTTAAAACTTCACCTCGCACTTACACTAAACGTCAAAAACATAATAACGAAATAAAACAACACACATAAACACACTCACACGCTTAAAATGCTTCACATTATGATTTCATATTTCAACGACTCTGTCACGCCAGCCATGAAATGAGTGTTCAATGACGTCATGCGCACCTGCTAGACGTATAATCTCGACACCAAACAGAAACCAACTTGATTAAGttgcatactattattaatacattttacacTTATTACATTAGCGACATAAgtgttatataataattaataataaaattattttatggtaATTTTAGCATAAGTAATATCCAAGTTTCGTACACATTATTGTAGCAGAGATACAAAGCAACAAGAAAGATCTGTCAATCCCCGAGCGGAACACAACCGAGCACAGAACGAACAGGCCGAGAGCGAAGTGAGCGGAGAAAAACTAAATTTAAAGGAGCAAAGCCTAACCACTCAGGATAGCAAACTTGTAAAATTTAAACGTCTGAGAAATTTCGCAAgtaaaaatattctttaaataataacataaaatgtttaatgGGGCGCAAGGGTTTGAAGAACCGAAAAACAAACAAGAACGCGAAGAATTTAAGATGAAGCTTCGCCagcttaaaaatgaaatgaataaccCTTGCATAAAGGTTGGTAGATGTTATTGTAGCGCAACTGAATTCAAGTAAATTGAATATGTTACATGATCATAATACTGAAGTGGTAAAAATTTATTTTCCACTAAAGTATTATATCTTGGTTGAAAGTTAAGATAATTCATAGATTGATGTATCTTCAACATTCAGTAGAAAACTATCAATATGACGgacatcagtgacaggttaggttaggtttgttcaGATCTTTGGTATGgcttacatttactttataattttttttttttggtaggcaTACCAAAAGCTTGAACAAAcaaaatctaacctgtcactgattctcgaTGCCCACCATActgaccaacattttctaccgaattaccagCCCAATGCTTCATTTTATGACATAGCCTATAACTTGTCATGCAGTGGAGGAAAAAATCCAATGGTAGACTGCCCAGTTTATATACAATCTGTAGTGTTGTCAggattgatattgatatattctGTTACAGCCGTTATTTATATTTCAACACAGTACCCACAACTTATAATATTGGATTATCCAAAAGCTAAAAACCTTTAAAACGGTTTTTAAGGGAGGCAAATAACATTGGCATTCTCTTACTAAATGAGAAAGACAGCTAGATAGAAGATACTTTTTCCTGACGAGTGAGGATTGGAAAGTTATACGCTGAAAATGGCTTCCAAGTTTAGCTTCTTGTAAGCTGGTTTGAATAATATtgaagggaaaaactgttccgggaccgggtatcgaattagagacctttggctaagcgcgccaacgctctaccactgagctatccaggaacaaTACACAATTCCAATAGAGTGTTGACGCGCTTAGCCAAAGATCACGAGTTTGGTACccagtcccggaacaattttttccctttaatattattctctattATATGCCTTGTTTGTTTTATCATACATTATCCAAGTTCAGTAAGcccaataggcctataatatgcaTGAAGTTAAATCTCTTTAACGTGTAACAATTCTGTTCTGCAGGTTTTGTGAAAGCTTTGATCAATCATTATTTTGTCCTTTTCAGTAATTGTTTGCCTGTCaatttttgaaaagaaaataattgtgtAATGAACTATAAATCTTGCTTTTAAAATAGTTACATATGCTATATGTTAGAAAGAATTCATGTTCACTCGTTTTTTATTGTTGCAGGAAAATGATATGGTTTTCAAATGCTTGGACAAGAATAATTATCAACATGACAAATGTGCAGCATATTTTGAAAACTACAAATCCTGCAAAAATTTTtgggtataaattaaataaaatttcaaaatacataGCATATGTATTTATATCATAAGTTACTGCCAGTGAAACTGCAATATGGTTAAGCatcatcacacacacacacacacacacatggttAAGCatcatcacacacacacacacacacacacacacaaaatatcaTAAAAGCACTACTGTCATAGATCTCAGGGCTATTTGTTGCAAACCGTATCATTTCACTTAGCTAAGCCTCAGCACATTGACGATATAGGTAAAGTGGTGCTTGCCCATATTAAAGTTTAGCCAATATTTCCATATTAATTTTAAACACAGACGTAATACAACTTGATGCATATAATTTAAGAAACTCTGGAAAATTTGATTGACATACCAGTATTATAAACCTTCAATGTGAGAACTCCTTGTTGCTTGACATACGTCAACACGATAGTCAAATTCTTGTCACACACTCTCCAAAATACCTCTGTTTGTAGATGCAATGATCCAATGTCTTGGGATATAGATGACACATAAACTGCAGCCTTCACATAGATCTCACAtggtgtcaagtctggtgacctgggaGGCCAACGAGATAGGCGGTACCATGTCCAATGCAAAGATGTAGTAATGGTGAAGTAGGACATGTGTACAAAACAATCTTCGTACCACTGTTACAGAATTTGTTTTCGCAAGCTGCAGAATGCAAGCacttatattgttgttgttgttgttgttttctaatgccaggcgtttgacaataaagtcatttgacctcttgcactccaataattttcaaagatattatcatgaccagccactgaagcacagattttgaggtgttccgaatccatttcttggtttgagttgcacaatgggcagttaggggactgatatattccaattctatgtagggTGAAATTGGCAAGTTGTAgtcgatttaagtgaacaccatattttaacgttttggtggctacttcattcacacacaacccccagaatgtctggaggaccacacctactgttggtcaacgggtccattggacctagctgggagatcttgttgatcaccagcgttccctccttaagccactggaggacgattttagtgccatagcaggtcagcactaggaacagaaaagtagaaagaggaggaaggaaagggaaatgaacccctaggcctcaaatgctctaatgccgtcagggtcgaagaaagtaagagttcagtcagaggactggataggaaagggtaaagagggaattaggtattggatagaggaaaattataccaaattcagtcattaactcatcaagctgaccagtgctaattgatgagtagcccctccttttagttcagcttgtaaagcATTTATATTGTGAAATGGCTATTTTTCAACAGTGTCTCCCATGACAacagaaatatgaaatatgttttcCGAAACTTAAAACTTGTGAGAGTTTGACTATCAAATGACGTATACCATATTAACTTCTCATTACTACATACTTTAGCAGCCCCACCACAATAGCGGTTATTGGCAGAAGGCTGAGGACTCTGACAAGATTAGATAAAGAGCTTCTCTAGCATGTATGAACTCGCTGGGTCATAGGCCTACTTTACGCTGCCATTGATCATCTTGCACACTGCTGGTCTGCTATTGCGTATTGGTATTTCttgtcagagagagagagagaaggttaTTCGAGAATAACCTGGGAGTTTGCGGCGCCAAATGGTAATATTTCAGATTACTGTGATACTGTTTTCTTTAtctatattactattttctcgTTTACTGGTAACTTTGATGCTGCTGTATAGTTACCTTGGAAGTAGTTCCTGATTAACATGGAGAGCGCTTGGGTTTTTCCAGGTTTTCCCCAAGCGTAAGGTGAATACCATGTAATTATGGCAAATTCTCAGTTCcagctcgctatcaccaatctcgatgctaaataacctagtagttgatacagcatcgttaaataactagaAAACAAAAACCTGGAGAGCCTATACAGTGATTATATCATATGATAAAATATGGGTGGAACGTTTCTGAAAGCATGAAAATGCAAAAAGCCTTTCAGTTAGTAAtacgtatgtaaaaaaaaaattttagcgTAATGGGTAAGTTTGgacaaaggaaaataaatacagtagaatgaGCTGCAAATCAGAAAAACACCACCTCCACGGAGTTTGCCATCTTTCTGGGaagtgaagaagaaagaaaagttttaaatacagaaaagagtaatgcaaagtatttttttttaaatgagtcGTAAATACAACTGactttttctttatcttaaagAGATTGTAACAATTGTTAGTTTAATAATTAGAGTAACTTCTgtctaatatttttgttttaaagaaaaatttgtttgctatttaatacaaaaaatattttcgagAGTTATTACCGTAATTAATAGTTGATGCTAAAACAGTTACCTACATTTCAAGTCAATATTACCTACAATAATCGGACAGTCATAAAAGTGATTACAGTATCATAtcccataaataattat
The sequence above is a segment of the Periplaneta americana isolate PAMFEO1 chromosome 3, P.americana_PAMFEO1_priV1, whole genome shotgun sequence genome. Coding sequences within it:
- the LOC138695790 gene encoding coiled-coil-helix-coiled-coil-helix domain-containing protein 7 — protein: MFNGAQGFEEPKNKQEREEFKMKLRQLKNEMNNPCIKENDMVFKCLDKNNYQHDKCAAYFENYKSCKNFWGKVRAERRAQGILPHLPPPEEREKIRAAHVTSKKAAATNS